A stretch of Cucumis sativus cultivar 9930 chromosome 2, Cucumber_9930_V3, whole genome shotgun sequence DNA encodes these proteins:
- the LOC101215485 gene encoding glutamate receptor 3.4: MKVFWIRSGHLVKTRVMLFALLFGIWMPLGVIGVSKNITTSSNPRVLNVGVLFTFDSVIGRSAQPAILAAMDDINADNNTLQGTKLRLILHDTNCSGFLGTVEALQLMQDEVVAAIGPQSSGIAHVISHVINELHIPLLSFGATDPALSAHEYQYFVRTTQSDYFQMNAIADIVDYFGWREVVAIFVDDDNGRSGISALSDALAKKRAKISYRAAFPPGSPSSAISDLLVSINLMESRVYIVHVNPDTGLSVFSMAKKLQMLGSGYVWITTDWLPSFLDSFETNSPDVMNQLQGVVALRHHTPDGNLKKNFISKWKNLKLKKSPNFNSYALYAYDSVWLAARALDTFIKEGGNISFSNDPKLSENNGSMLHLKSLRVFNGGEQLLQTIKRTNFTGVSGRIQFGDDRNLINPTYDILNIGGTGSRRIGYWSNYSGLSTIAPENLYTKPLNASPNNHLYSVIWPGEITTVPRGWVFPHNGKPLQIVVPNRVSYKAFVAKDNNPLGVKGYCIDVFEAAINLLSYPVPHTYILYGDGKDTPEYSDLVYEVSQNKYDAAVGDITIVTNRTKIVDFTQPFMESGLVVVTVVKGEKSSPWAFLRPFTIQMWAVTALFFIFVGAVVWILEHRTNEEFRGPPRQQLITIFWFSFSTMFFSHKENTVSTLGRLVLIIWLFVVLIINSSYTASLTSILTVQQLTSKIEGIDSLISSTDAIGVQEGSFALNYLIDELNIVASRIIKLKNQDEYDDALRRGPGNGGVAAIVDELPYVELFLSGTNCVFKTVGQEFTKSGWGFAFQRDSPLAVDLSTAILQLSENGDLQKIHDKWLSRTECSLGLNQADLNQLSLSSFWGLFLICGISCFIALSIFFFRVLFQYRRFTPETQSEVEQIEPVRTRRLSRTTSFMLFVDKKEAEVKDKLKRKSNDNKQASQSTEGHSDSPP, translated from the exons ATGAAGgtgttttggattaggagtGGCCATTTGGTCAAAACAAGAGTTATGCTATTTGCATTGTTGTTTGGGATTTGGATGCCTTTGGGAGTCATTGGTGTCTCTAAAAACATTACCACTTCTTCAAATCCGAGGGTGTTGAATGTTGGAGTTCTCTTCACTTTCGATTCCGTAATTGGAAGGTCTGCACAGCCAGCGATTTTAGCTGCCATGGACGACATCAATGCCGATAACAACACTCTTCAAGGAACAAAGCTAAGGCTGATCCTCCATGACACGAACTGCAGCGGATTTCTTGGAACTGTGGAAG CCTTGCAGTTGATGCAGGATGAAGTGGTTGCTGCTATTGGGCCACAATCTTCGGGCATCGCTCACGTCATTTCCCATGTTATTAATGAACTCCATATACCACTTTTATCATTTGGAGCTACTGATCCTGCTTTATCTGCACACGAATACCAATATTTCGTCCGAACCACACAGAGTGATTACTTCCAGATGAATGCAATTGCCGATATAGTAGATTATTTTGGATGGAGAGAGGTTGTTGCCATTTTTGTAGATGATGATAATGGCAGGAGTGGGATATCAGCATTGAGCGATGCCTTGGCGAAGAAGCGAGCCAAAATCTCATATAGGGCTGCTTTTCCTCCTGGATCCCCCAGTAGCGCAATAAGTGACTTGTTGGTTTCGATCAACCTGATGGAATCTCGAGTTTATATTGTACACGTCAACCCTGACACTGGTTTATCAGTATTTTCAATGGCTAAGAAACTTCAGATGTTAGGTAGTGGCTATGTTTGGATCACAACAGATtggcttccttcttttcttgattcttttgaaacaaatagTCCTGATGTAATGAATCAGCTACAAGGTGTTGTTGCTCTTCGTCACCACACCCCTGATGGCAATCTGAAGAAAAACTTTATCTCCAAGTGGaagaatctaaaattaaaaaagagtcCAAACTTCAACTCTTATGCACTTTATGCATACGACTCTGTTTGGTTAGCAGCTCGTGCTCTCGACACATTCATTAAAGAAGGTGGAAATATATCCTTTTCCAACGACCCGAAGTTAAGTGAAAATAATGGAAGCATGTTGCACTTAAAATCCCTCCGTGTGTTTAATGGCGGTGAACAACTTTTACAAACAATTAAGAGAACGAACTTCACAGGTGTAAGTGGGCGAATTCAATTTGGTGATGATAGAAATTTGATTAATCCAACTTATGATATCCTCAACATTGGGGGAACTGGTTCACGTAGAATTGGTTACTGGTCAAATTATTCTGGTCTATCAACTATTGCACCAGAAAACTTGTATACCAAGCCTCTTAATGCTTCCCCAAATAACCATCTCTATAGTGTCATATGGCCCGGTGAAATAACGACCGTTCCTCGAGGATGGGTGTTTCCACACAATGGGAAACCATTACAAATTGTAGTACCTAACCGAGTGAGTTACAAAGCTTTTGTGGCTAAAGATAACAACCCTCTAGGTGTTAAAGGATATTGTATAGATGTGTTTGAAGCTGCCATTAACTTGTTGTCTTATCCAGTTCctcacacatatatattatatggaGATGGAAAGGACACTCCCGAGTATAGCGATCTCGTATATGAAGTTTCACAAAAT AAATATGATGCAGCTGTTGGAGATATTACTATTGTAACAAATAGGACGAAGATTGTAGACTTCACACAACCATTTATGGAGTCAGGACTTGTTGTTGTCACTGTCGTCAAAGGGGAGAAGTCTAGCCCATGGGCTTTTCTTAGGCCATTTACTATTCAAATGTGGGCTGTCACtgctttattctttatttttgttggagcCGTCGTCTGGATTCTTGAGCATCGGACTAATGAAGAGTTTCGTGGTCCACCGAGGCAACAactaattacaatattttg GTTTAGTTTCTCGACGATGTTCTTTTCTCATA AGGAAAACACTGTAAGCACCCTCGGAAGGTTGGTGCTGATAATATGGCTTTTTGTTGTGTTAATTATCAACTCGAGCTACACGGCTAGTTTGACGTCGATTTTAACGGTGCAACAACTAACGTCAAAGATTGAAGGGATTGATAGCTTAATCTCTAGCACAGATGCGATTGGAGTTCAGGAAGGGTCATTTGcattgaattatttgattgatgaactGAATATAGTAGCATCTAGGatcattaaactaaaaaatcagGATGAGTATGATGATGCTCTTCGGCGTGGACCAGGAAATGGTGGGGTCGCTGCCATTGTTGACGAGCTTCCTTATGTTGAACTTTTTTTGTCTGGTACCAATTGCGTATTCAAGACAGTTGGACAAGAGTTTACGAAAAGCGGATGGGGATTT GCATTTCAAAGGGACTCTCCTCTTGCAGTTGATTTATCAACGGCCATTCTTCAACTCTCGGAGAATGGTGATCTTCAAAAGATCCATGACAAATGGCTCTCACGAACTGAGTGCTCCCTGGGTTTGAACCAAGCCGACTTAAACCAACTATCATTGAGTAGCTTTTGGGGATTGTTCTTAATTTGTGGCATTTCCTGCTTTATCGCTCTTTCGATATTCTTCTTTCGAGTACTATTCCAATATCGAAGATTTACCCCGGAAACTCAGTCTGAAGTCGAGCAAATTGAACCTGTTAGGACGAGACGCCTTAGTCGTACAACCAGCTTCATGCTTTTTGTAGATAAAAAAGAAGCAGAAGTTAAAGACAagcttaaaagaaaatcaaatgataacAAACAAGCTAGCCAAAGTACAGAGGGCCACTCTGATTCACCTCCATGA
- the LOC101215243 gene encoding septum-promoting GTP-binding protein 1 — translation MPRPSRKHPLRRFTLTRRNALKRHACHFFDSILTCYSSKKPETYDDAALASSASVVDQEFMPETLTPSLCHNPDLVSLKISLLGDSQIGKTTFLVKYVGNEMDEEKSEQTGLKLMDKTLMVRGARIYYSIWEVEGDTKSQDYISTACKGSVAILYMFDLTSRRTLNNTLRWYRQARRWNQTAIPVLIGTKFDDFIQLPIDLQWAIASEARAYAKALNATLFFSSATYNINVNKIFKFITAKLFDLPWTIERNLTIGEPIIDF, via the exons ATGCCTCGCCCTTCTCGCAAACACCCTCTTCGTCGCTTCACCCTTACACGCCGCAACGCTCTTAAGCGTCACGCTTGTCACTTTTTCGACTCCATTTTAACGTGTTATAGCTCCAAGAAGCCTGAGACGTATGATGATGCCGCTTTGGCTTCTTCTGCGTCTGTCGTCGATCAAGAGTTTATGCCTGAGACTCTAACACCATCCTTGTGCCATAACCCAGATTTGGTGTCTTTGAAGATCAGCCTGTTGGGTGATAGCCAGATTGGGAAGACAACTTTTTTG GTCAAATATGTTGGGAATGAAATGGATGAGGAGAAGAGTGAGCAGACAGGATTGAAGTTGATGGACAAAACATTAATGGTTAGAGGGGCAAGAATTTATTATAGCATTTGGGAAGTGGAAG GTGATACCAAATCTCAAGATTATATTTCAACAGCTTGCAAGGGCTCTGTAGCTATTCTTTATATGTTTGATCTAACAAGTAGGCGTACTTTAAACAA CACTTTAAGATGGTATAGACAAGCACGTAGGTGGAATCAG aCAGCAATTCCAGTTTTGATAGGAACAAAGTTTGATGATTTCATCCAACTCCCCATTGATTTGCAATGGGCAATTGCAAGTGAG GCAAGAGCTTACGCCAAGGCACTGAATGCTACATTATTCTTCTCAAGTGCAACTTACAATATCAATGTcaataaaatcttcaaattcaTCACAGCAAAGCTCTTTGACCTGCCATGGACTATCGAGCGCAACTTGACGATTGGAGAGCCCATAATCGATTTCTAG